A stretch of the Notamacropus eugenii isolate mMacEug1 chromosome 2, mMacEug1.pri_v2, whole genome shotgun sequence genome encodes the following:
- the LRRC39 gene encoding leucine-rich repeat-containing protein 39, translated as MTEIAVCTGAVLAAKEVWETRIKKQTEDLKREKEFQQKLVRIWEERVCLTKLKERVIREDGRVILKIEKEEWKTLPSSLLKLNQLQEWQLHRTGLVKIPEFIGRFQNLIVLDLSRNAISEIPRGIGLLTRLEELILSYNKIKTVPKELSHCASLEKLELAVNRDICDLPQELSSLLKLVHLDLSMNQFTTIPSAVLHMPALEWLDMGSNKLKTLPDSVDRMENLHTLWLQRNEIICLPETINNLKNLGTLVLSNNQLQDIPECMEGMTNLRFVNFRDNPLKLEVTLPPCENADEEEERELFGIQFMHAYIQEARRRKENKENCPTVLPVSIKNDE; from the exons ATGACAGAAATTGCAGTTTGTACGGGAGCTGTCCTTGCTGCCAAGGAAGTGTGGGAAACCAGAATCAAGAAGCAAACTGAAGATCTGAAGCGAGAAAAAGAATTTCAGCAAAA GTTAGTGCGAATCTGGGAAGAAAGAGTATGCTTAACCAAGTTGAAAGAAAGAGTCATCAGGGAAGATGGAAGGGTCAttttaaagatagaaaaagaagaatggaag acccttccttcttctttactAAAACTGAATCAGCTGCAGGAGTGGCAGCTTCACAGAACGGGCTTAGTAAAAATTCCTGAATTCATTGGACGATTCCAGAACCTCATTGTATTGGATTTATCCCGAAATGCAATTTCAGAGATACCTCGAGGAATTG GACTGCTGACAAGGCTTGAGGAGCTGATTCTCAGTTACAACAAAATCAAGACTGTCCCCAAGGAGCTGAGTCACTGTGCCAGCTTAGAGAAACTGGAACTTGCTGTCAACAGAGATATTTGTGATCTTCCACAGGAG ctcaGCAGTCTATTGAAGCTCGTTCACCTTGATCTGAGTATGAACCAGTTTACAACAATCCCTTCAGCTGTGCTACACATGCCTGCCCTTGAGTGGCTAGACATGGGAAGCAACAAACTTAAAACACTTCCTGACTCTGTAGACAG AATGGAAAACCTACATACATTATGGCTCCAGCGGAATGAAATTATATGTTTGCCAGAAACCATCAACAACCTAAAGAATTTGGGGACTTTGGTTCTCAGCAACAACCAATTGCAAGATATTCCAGAGTGCATGGAAGGAATGACAAATCTCAG GTTTGTCAACTTCAGAGATAACCCGTTAAAACTGGAAGTCACACTTCCTCCCTGTGAAAATgcagatgaagaggaggaaagggaattaTTTGGCATTCAATTTATGCACGCATATATCCAGGAGGCCCGTAGGAGAAAAG aaaacaaagaaaattgtcCAACTGTTTTGCCAGtctctataaaaaatgatgaataa